From a region of the Arachis ipaensis cultivar K30076 chromosome B09, Araip1.1, whole genome shotgun sequence genome:
- the LOC107616730 gene encoding bifunctional 3-dehydroquinate dehydratase/shikimate dehydrogenase, chloroplastic-like isoform X2, with product MTMANVPLVGKDLGTVAGGGGRRRGRKNSCLVCAVIMAKSVEEALIVMWKAKEAGADLVEVRLDLLKNFNPSHHLQLLINNRPLPTLITYRPIWEGGQYDGDESKRQSTLRLAIELGSDFVDVELKVAHEFYKSLGGKKHENVKIIVSSHNFENTPSIEELGNLAATIQSIGADIVKIATTALDITDSARVLQVLVHSKVPMIGIATGEKGFMTRILSAKFGGFLTFASMEAGIESAAGQPCISDLLDLYNFRLIGPNTKVHGVIGNPISHSKSPHLYNPAFKFVGFDGIYLPFLVDSVSHFLHTFSSLDFVGYSYTIPHKEDGLRCCDEVDPIAKEIGAISCMIKRLQDGKLLGYNVDYLGAITAIEKGLTESIGRSKSSSPLSGRLFVVIGAGGAGKALAYGAKVKGARVVVANRTYAKAKELAKKVGGEAIVLSDLEKFHPEEGMVLANTTSIGMKPNIDHTPLPKEALKHYCLVFDAIYTPKSTRLLQEAQEVGAAVVYGTEMFINQAFVQFENFTNLPAPKQIIRDVFAKNI from the exons ATGACCATGGCTAATGTTCCG TTAGTAGGGAAGGATCTTGGAACAGTGGCGggtggaggaggaagaagaagaggaagaaaaaactCATGTCTAGTATGTGCAGTAATAATGGCGAAATCAGTGGAAGAAGCGTTGATTGTGATGTGGAAAGCTAAAGAAGCTGGTGCTGACCTTGTTGAGGTTCGGTTGGACTTGTTGAAGAACTTCAATCCTTCACATCATCTTCAACTTCTCATCAACAACCGCCCTTTGCCCACCTTAATCACTTAcag ACCAATATGGGAAGGAGGACAGTATGATGGTGACGAAAGCAAGCGACAGAGTACTCTACGTCTAGCCATTGAGTTGGGTTCTGACTTCGTTGATGTTGAATTAAAG GTAGCTCATGAATTCTACAAGTCCCTTGGAGGGAAGAAGCACGAGAATGTGAAGATCATAGTATCTTCACACAACTTTGAGAATACTCCATCCATTGAGGAATTGGGTAATCTTGCTGCTACAATTCAGTCTATTGGTGCTGACATCGTAAAGATTGCAACAACTGCCTTGGATATCACGGACTCAGCACGTGTTCTCCAAGTCCTAGTGCATTCTAAG GTGCCAATGATAGGAATAGCAACGGGGGAGAAAGGATTTATGACACGAATACTGTCAGCAAAGTTTGGAGGATTTCTTACCTTTGCTTCAATGGAGGCTGGAATTGAATCAGCAGCAGGGCAACCATGTATCAGTGACTTGCTGGATTTGTACAACTTTAGACTCATTGGACCAAATACCAAAGTGCATGGCGTTATTGGAAACCCAATTAGCCATAGCAAAAGCCCTCACCTTTACAATCCAGCTTTCAAGTTTGTGGGCTTTGATGGAATTTACTTGCCCTTCTTGGTTGATAGTGTCTCACATTTTCTTCACACTTTCTCATCTCTTGATTTTGTTGGGTACAG TTACACGATTCCTCACAAGGAAGATGGACTTAGATGTTGCGATGAGGTGGATCCTATTGCCAAG GAAATAGGAGCTATTAGTTGCATGATTAAGAGGCTACAAGATGGAAAACTACTAGGTTACAATGTTGACTATCTTGGGGCCATTACAGCTATTGAGAAGGGACTAACAG AATCAATCGGAAGATCCAAATCTAGTTCACCTTTATCTGGAAGACTATTTGTGGTAATAGGAGCTGGTGGTGCAGGAAAAGCACTTGCATATGGTGCAAAAGTAAAAGGGGCAAGAGTTGTTGTTGCTAATCGTACATATG cCAAGGCCAAAGAACTTGCTAAAAAAGTGGGAGGAGAGGCTATAGTTCTATCTGACTTAGAGAAGTTCCACCCAGAAGAAGGAATGGTTCTTGCAAATACTACATCTATTGGAATGAAACCAAATATTGATCACACACCCTTACCAAAG GAAGCCCTGAAACACTATTGTTTGGTGTTTGATGCTATATACACACCCAAATCAACAAGACTCCTTCAAGAAGCGCAAGAAGTTGGAGCTGCCGTAGTCTATGGTACAGAAATGTTCATCAACCAAGCATTTGTGCAGTTTGAAAATTTCACAAATTTGCCTG CTCCAAAGCAAATCATTAGGGATGTGTTTGCAAAAAATATATGA
- the LOC107616730 gene encoding bifunctional 3-dehydroquinate dehydratase/shikimate dehydrogenase, chloroplastic-like isoform X1: MTMANVPLVGKDLGTVAGGGGRRRGRKNSCLVCAVIMAKSVEEALIVMWKAKEAGADLVEVRLDLLKNFNPSHHLQLLINNRPLPTLITYRPIWEGGQYDGDESKRQSTLRLAIELGSDFVDVELKVAHEFYKSLGGKKHENVKIIVSSHNFENTPSIEELGNLAATIQSIGADIVKIATTALDITDSARVLQVLVHSKVPMIGIATGEKGFMTRILSAKFGGFLTFASMEAGIESAAGQPCISDLLDLYNFRLIGPNTKVHGVIGNPISHSKSPHLYNPAFKFVGFDGIYLPFLVDSVSHFLHTFSSLDFVGYSYTIPHKEDGLRCCDEVDPIAKEIGAISCMIKRLQDGKLLGYNVDYLGAITAIEKGLTESIGRSKSSSPLSGRLFVVIGAGGAGKALAYGAKVKGARVVVANRTYAKAKELAKKVGGEAIVLSDLEKFHPEEGMVLANTTSIGMKPNIDHTPLPKEALKHYCLVFDAIYTPKSTRLLQEAQEVGAAVVYGTEMFINQAFVQFENFTNLPVSSTFSRGSSICILSWQFRLCSLVAIPSAFSRGSSV; the protein is encoded by the exons ATGACCATGGCTAATGTTCCG TTAGTAGGGAAGGATCTTGGAACAGTGGCGggtggaggaggaagaagaagaggaagaaaaaactCATGTCTAGTATGTGCAGTAATAATGGCGAAATCAGTGGAAGAAGCGTTGATTGTGATGTGGAAAGCTAAAGAAGCTGGTGCTGACCTTGTTGAGGTTCGGTTGGACTTGTTGAAGAACTTCAATCCTTCACATCATCTTCAACTTCTCATCAACAACCGCCCTTTGCCCACCTTAATCACTTAcag ACCAATATGGGAAGGAGGACAGTATGATGGTGACGAAAGCAAGCGACAGAGTACTCTACGTCTAGCCATTGAGTTGGGTTCTGACTTCGTTGATGTTGAATTAAAG GTAGCTCATGAATTCTACAAGTCCCTTGGAGGGAAGAAGCACGAGAATGTGAAGATCATAGTATCTTCACACAACTTTGAGAATACTCCATCCATTGAGGAATTGGGTAATCTTGCTGCTACAATTCAGTCTATTGGTGCTGACATCGTAAAGATTGCAACAACTGCCTTGGATATCACGGACTCAGCACGTGTTCTCCAAGTCCTAGTGCATTCTAAG GTGCCAATGATAGGAATAGCAACGGGGGAGAAAGGATTTATGACACGAATACTGTCAGCAAAGTTTGGAGGATTTCTTACCTTTGCTTCAATGGAGGCTGGAATTGAATCAGCAGCAGGGCAACCATGTATCAGTGACTTGCTGGATTTGTACAACTTTAGACTCATTGGACCAAATACCAAAGTGCATGGCGTTATTGGAAACCCAATTAGCCATAGCAAAAGCCCTCACCTTTACAATCCAGCTTTCAAGTTTGTGGGCTTTGATGGAATTTACTTGCCCTTCTTGGTTGATAGTGTCTCACATTTTCTTCACACTTTCTCATCTCTTGATTTTGTTGGGTACAG TTACACGATTCCTCACAAGGAAGATGGACTTAGATGTTGCGATGAGGTGGATCCTATTGCCAAG GAAATAGGAGCTATTAGTTGCATGATTAAGAGGCTACAAGATGGAAAACTACTAGGTTACAATGTTGACTATCTTGGGGCCATTACAGCTATTGAGAAGGGACTAACAG AATCAATCGGAAGATCCAAATCTAGTTCACCTTTATCTGGAAGACTATTTGTGGTAATAGGAGCTGGTGGTGCAGGAAAAGCACTTGCATATGGTGCAAAAGTAAAAGGGGCAAGAGTTGTTGTTGCTAATCGTACATATG cCAAGGCCAAAGAACTTGCTAAAAAAGTGGGAGGAGAGGCTATAGTTCTATCTGACTTAGAGAAGTTCCACCCAGAAGAAGGAATGGTTCTTGCAAATACTACATCTATTGGAATGAAACCAAATATTGATCACACACCCTTACCAAAG GAAGCCCTGAAACACTATTGTTTGGTGTTTGATGCTATATACACACCCAAATCAACAAGACTCCTTCAAGAAGCGCAAGAAGTTGGAGCTGCCGTAGTCTATGGTACAGAAATGTTCATCAACCAAGCATTTGTGCAGTTTGAAAATTTCACAAATTTGCCTG TTTCGTCtacgttctctcgtggcagttccatctgtattctctcgtggcagtttcgtttgtgttctctcgtggcaattccgtctgcgttttctcgtggcagttccgtctga